The proteins below come from a single Fusobacterium sp. JB019 genomic window:
- a CDS encoding chemotaxis protein CheA, translated as MVKEESLFDIFLYETTHLLDEMETKLLEAEKTKKADKEWIDNIFRIMHTIKGSSAMLDFKELSKLSHGLEDVYSLIRDNNIDIKLISKILDVSLEVVSFIKEELKTLDENGSLQKDIKPLLKKIDKIFKDIKDVKNKDIIKNIKEEITGKINYKINVKFKQGCMMEDIRSLDIKNKLGKISKVIKTNPNILKGPEACKKIIENGASFFIDTNSSKKEIQNLLKKILFLEETLVSKYEEEVISLDMESVKNNSYDRKHYISVDVNKLDNLLNNVIELVTSRAILEDRVLKEFKKSEKLENAFYNLNERIKELQENIMDIRMVPIKKVFFSMKRLVRDMSKKENKKINLTFIGEETEVDKNIIEDLYNPIIHLIRNAIDHGIELAEERTKINKSSEGNITLKAKTEGGNIIVSICDDGKGLDKKAILNKAIDKGYIKKSVQEITEKELYSIIMKPGFSTVEEINEYSGRGVGMDVVYEEIKKLGGLVKIDSKENEGTTINLIIPLTLSIVNGIKVISNNISYIVPINAMKSIFKSKKEDIVEDTNGNTFVIIQEKNYPLINFNNYFGNEKKNEFSNKIIMLIEASEEEKFAVAFDEIQGEYQVVVKAFPKYLKKCTKSLTGLSGCATMGDGTISYILDVTGLALELNKKVSE; from the coding sequence ATGGTAAAAGAAGAAAGCCTGTTTGATATATTTTTATATGAAACAACTCACCTCTTAGATGAAATGGAAACTAAGCTGTTAGAAGCTGAAAAAACTAAAAAAGCAGATAAAGAATGGATTGATAATATTTTTAGGATTATGCATACTATAAAAGGTTCTTCAGCAATGCTTGATTTCAAAGAATTATCTAAATTGTCTCATGGATTAGAAGATGTTTATTCTCTTATTAGAGATAATAATATAGATATTAAGTTGATATCTAAGATTTTAGATGTTTCTTTAGAGGTTGTTTCTTTTATAAAAGAAGAACTTAAAACTCTTGATGAAAATGGAAGTTTACAAAAAGATATAAAACCTTTGCTAAAAAAAATAGATAAGATTTTTAAAGATATAAAAGATGTTAAAAATAAAGATATTATTAAAAATATAAAAGAGGAAATTACAGGAAAAATTAACTATAAAATAAATGTTAAATTTAAACAAGGTTGCATGATGGAGGATATAAGATCTTTAGATATAAAAAATAAGTTAGGAAAGATATCTAAAGTGATAAAAACAAATCCAAATATTTTAAAAGGACCAGAAGCTTGTAAAAAGATCATAGAAAATGGAGCTTCTTTTTTTATTGATACAAATTCTAGTAAAAAAGAGATACAAAATTTATTGAAAAAAATATTATTTTTAGAGGAAACTTTAGTTTCTAAATATGAAGAAGAAGTTATAAGTTTAGACATGGAGTCAGTTAAAAATAATAGTTATGACAGAAAGCATTATATAAGTGTAGATGTAAATAAATTAGATAATCTTTTGAATAATGTAATTGAGTTAGTTACCTCAAGAGCTATATTAGAAGATAGAGTTTTGAAAGAGTTTAAAAAATCTGAAAAATTAGAAAATGCTTTTTATAATTTAAATGAAAGAATAAAAGAACTTCAAGAAAATATTATGGATATAAGGATGGTTCCAATAAAAAAAGTATTTTTCAGTATGAAAAGATTAGTTAGAGATATGTCTAAAAAAGAAAATAAAAAAATTAATTTAACATTTATTGGAGAAGAAACTGAAGTAGATAAAAATATAATAGAAGATTTATATAATCCGATTATACATTTAATAAGAAATGCAATAGATCACGGGATAGAATTAGCTGAAGAAAGAACTAAAATAAATAAATCATCTGAGGGGAATATAACTTTAAAAGCAAAGACTGAAGGTGGAAATATTATAGTGTCCATATGTGATGATGGGAAAGGGTTAGATAAAAAAGCGATTTTAAACAAGGCAATAGATAAGGGATATATAAAGAAAAGTGTTCAAGAAATAACAGAGAAAGAACTTTATTCAATAATTATGAAGCCAGGTTTTTCAACAGTTGAAGAAATAAATGAATATTCTGGTCGTGGTGTTGGAATGGATGTTGTTTACGAGGAGATAAAAAAGCTAGGTGGACTAGTAAAAATAGATAGTAAAGAAAATGAAGGAACTACAATTAATCTAATTATTCCTTTGACATTATCTATTGTTAATGGAATAAAGGTAATATCAAATAATATAAGTTATATTGTTCCTATTAATGCAATGAAATCTATTTTTAAAAGTAAAAAAGAAGATATTGTAGAAGATACAAATGGAAATACATTTGTTATAATCCAAGAGAAAAATTATCCATTAATAAATTTCAATAATTATTTTGGGAATGAGAAAAAAAATGAATTTTCAAATAAAATTATAATGTTAATTGAAGCTAGTGAAGAGGAAAAATTTGCAGTTGCCTTTGATGAAATACAAGGAGAATATCAAGTGGTAGTAAAGGCTTTTCCTAAATATCTAAAAAAATGTACTAAATCATTAACTGGATTAAGTGGTTGTGCAACTATGGGAGATGGGACTATTAGCTATATACTTGATGTAACTGGATTAGCGCTTGAATTGAATAAGAAAGTGAGTGAATAG
- a CDS encoding chemotaxis protein CheW — MNEKYMLFLIEDRYYAIDVKNIQEIITSLEILDIPRKKTFCEGIVSLRGEILPIINGRKIFNLEQNKEDKTIIILRNEEEYFGLLVEKVIDVMEIDENNFLQAYEKNTNQGIIESNEKLYKFKEFTVSILDIELFNDIVKE; from the coding sequence ATGAATGAAAAATATATGTTATTCTTAATAGAAGATAGATATTATGCTATTGATGTTAAAAATATTCAAGAAATAATAACTTCTTTAGAAATATTGGATATTCCTAGAAAAAAAACTTTTTGTGAAGGAATAGTCAGTTTAAGAGGAGAAATTCTGCCAATAATTAATGGAAGAAAAATATTTAATTTAGAACAAAATAAAGAAGATAAAACTATAATTATTCTAAGAAATGAAGAAGAGTATTTTGGACTTTTAGTTGAAAAAGTTATAGATGTTATGGAAATAGATGAAAATAACTTTTTACAAGCTTATGAAAAAAATACTAATCAAGGAATAATAGAATCAAATGAAAAACTTTATAAATTTAAAGAGTTTACAGTATCAATATTAGATATAGAATTATTTAATGATATTGTAAAAGAGTAA
- a CDS encoding protein-glutamate O-methyltransferase CheR translates to MELLREDFDEIQKKIISFYGIDLSRKYELVKNRLTTFAIDEGYNDLHKFINEINKNPFLYKELVNRLTTNYTYFFREKEHFEILKEKIIPQIINKNSSNRFKIWCAGCSKGNEAYSIAITLEEILGLKLNYSIYGTDISTKVLDFANKGIYTREDLKRLEEGKVAKYFNEIKENEFQITEKLIKKIYFSELNLMLPFNPFFNNFNIIFCRNVMIYFPLEVKIKLINKFYNALQPGGYLIIGKSEILPKTKNKFKLVQQSVYRKEL, encoded by the coding sequence ATGGAATTATTAAGGGAAGATTTTGATGAAATTCAAAAAAAAATAATTTCATTTTATGGAATAGATCTTTCTAGAAAATATGAATTAGTAAAAAATAGATTAACAACTTTTGCTATTGATGAGGGGTATAATGATTTACATAAATTTATTAATGAAATAAATAAAAATCCTTTTTTATACAAAGAGTTAGTAAATAGATTAACTACAAATTATACATATTTTTTTAGAGAAAAGGAACATTTTGAAATATTGAAGGAAAAAATAATTCCACAAATAATAAATAAAAATTCTAGTAATCGTTTTAAGATTTGGTGTGCAGGTTGTTCTAAGGGAAATGAAGCTTATTCAATTGCGATAACACTAGAAGAAATATTAGGATTGAAATTAAATTATTCAATATATGGAACAGATATATCTACAAAAGTTCTTGATTTTGCAAATAAAGGAATTTATACAAGGGAAGATTTAAAAAGATTAGAAGAGGGGAAAGTAGCTAAATATTTTAATGAAATAAAAGAAAATGAGTTTCAAATAACTGAAAAATTAATAAAAAAAATATATTTTTCAGAATTAAATTTAATGCTTCCTTTTAATCCCTTTTTTAATAACTTTAATATAATATTTTGTAGAAACGTAATGATTTATTTTCCTTTAGAGGTTAAGATAAAACTTATAAATAAATTTTATAATGCCTTGCAACCAGGAGGATATTTAATTATAGGTAAAAGTGAGATATTACCAAAAACAAAAAATAAATTTAAATTAGTGCAACAATCTGTTTATAGAAAGGAGCTCTAA
- a CDS encoding chemotaxis protein CheC has protein sequence METLLLTKLQENTLQEIANISTGHAASSLAKLMDKKIKHNIPFVSVIQLENIFDLIENPEEETYMIALEINGDINGVILMLMDEEGANLISKYMTKKMIGEDIDKMTLEEQKELRFSVLVECINIIGNSYITTLTDITKLKIESGLTDIAIDMKAAVLDRAFLKAGATSYSDLIYIKSELYLTDEKYINKNFIGEIVIVPNFEEKDRIMEGVGI, from the coding sequence ATGGAGACTTTGCTATTAACTAAACTTCAAGAGAATACTCTTCAAGAAATAGCTAATATAAGTACAGGACATGCTGCAAGTTCTTTAGCTAAACTTATGGATAAGAAAATAAAGCATAATATTCCCTTTGTTTCTGTTATTCAATTGGAAAATATTTTTGATTTAATTGAAAACCCAGAAGAAGAAACTTATATGATAGCTTTAGAAATTAATGGAGATATAAATGGAGTTATTTTAATGCTCATGGATGAAGAAGGAGCAAATTTAATTTCAAAATATATGACAAAGAAAATGATAGGTGAAGATATTGATAAAATGACCCTAGAAGAGCAAAAAGAATTAAGGTTTAGTGTTTTAGTAGAATGTATAAATATTATAGGAAATTCCTATATAACTACTCTTACAGATATAACAAAGTTAAAAATAGAATCAGGATTGACAGATATAGCCATAGATATGAAAGCAGCTGTTTTAGATAGAGCTTTTCTAAAAGCAGGAGCGACTTCTTATTCAGATTTAATATATATAAAATCTGAATTATATTTAACAGATGAAAAATATATAAATAAAAATTTTATAGGAGAAATAGTAATTGTACCTAACTTTGAAGAAAAAGATAGAATTATGGAAGGTGTAGGTATTTAA
- a CDS encoding Na+/H+ antiporter NhaC family protein produces MKKNLFISFIIILFIYTIKAKFLIGLMSLIFYMILCLTGLKKGINFNDIASIFLEYSKKMKIVIILFAFIGCISACWMSAGTIPALVYFGIKYINPKIFILFSFFLSCFVACIIGSGFATAGIVGAALMSIAKTGNVDVNVVGAAIISGMYFGDRWSPISGSANLISSLTGVTIYENLKNMVNTMVAPFIATSTLYFIMSKIYVLDVAESILPDLILENYNLDVRFVFIPVMIIIIFSFLKIDVKVSMGVSIVASFLIAIFIQQENIFNVFKYMIMGFDRFKGTNLETIIKGGGLISMLNACIVIIISSLLIGILDQIEALKYLKNKIGEAKTRATLFRKTLGLSVFSSMIGFNQTAAIIMTEQVMEKIYDEKKIPRIKFAGDLENTAVLVSTFIPWNSSWFVPALILDITYFRALPFAFYLYLVPLFTYIYYKFRYKKSF; encoded by the coding sequence TAATAATTTTATTTATTTATACTATTAAAGCAAAATTTTTAATAGGATTGATGAGTCTGATTTTTTATATGATTTTATGTTTAACAGGTTTAAAAAAAGGAATAAATTTTAATGATATAGCTTCAATTTTTTTAGAGTATAGTAAAAAAATGAAAATAGTAATAATATTATTTGCTTTTATTGGATGTATTTCAGCTTGCTGGATGTCAGCAGGTACAATACCAGCCTTGGTATATTTTGGAATCAAATATATAAATCCTAAGATATTTATATTGTTTTCATTTTTTTTAAGTTGTTTTGTAGCTTGTATTATAGGAAGTGGATTTGCTACAGCTGGAATTGTTGGAGCAGCTCTTATGAGTATAGCTAAGACAGGAAATGTTGATGTAAATGTTGTAGGTGCAGCAATTATTTCAGGAATGTATTTTGGAGATAGATGGTCTCCAATATCTGGAAGTGCAAATTTAATCTCATCCTTAACAGGAGTAACAATTTATGAAAATTTAAAAAATATGGTTAATACAATGGTGGCTCCTTTTATAGCAACTTCTACTCTATATTTTATAATGTCAAAAATATATGTATTAGATGTTGCAGAAAGCATATTGCCAGACTTGATTTTAGAAAATTATAATCTTGATGTAAGATTTGTATTTATACCAGTAATGATAATAATAATATTTAGTTTCTTAAAAATAGATGTAAAGGTATCGATGGGGGTAAGTATAGTAGCTTCTTTTTTAATAGCTATATTTATACAACAAGAAAATATATTTAATGTTTTTAAATATATGATTATGGGATTTGATAGATTCAAAGGAACTAATTTAGAAACAATAATTAAAGGGGGAGGACTTATATCTATGCTAAATGCCTGTATAGTAATAATAATATCTTCTTTACTTATTGGAATATTAGATCAAATAGAGGCTTTAAAATATTTGAAAAATAAAATAGGAGAAGCTAAAACACGAGCTACTTTATTTAGAAAAACTTTAGGTTTAAGTGTTTTTTCTTCTATGATTGGATTTAATCAGACAGCAGCAATAATCATGACAGAACAAGTTATGGAAAAAATATATGACGAAAAGAAAATACCTAGAATAAAATTTGCAGGAGATTTAGAAAATACAGCTGTATTAGTAAGTACATTTATACCATGGAATTCTTCTTGGTTTGTACCAGCTTTAATTTTAGATATTACGTATTTTAGAGCATTGCCATTTGCATTTTATTTATATTTAGTACCTTTATTTACGTATATTTATTATAAATTTAGATACAAAAAATCATTTTAA
- a CDS encoding chemotaxis protein CheD, with protein sequence MKKYMVSIGQIKIGKEDDELCAIGLGSCIAVIIYDSFNKIAGMIHILLPTVLQKDALDIIPTRYADTGIKILLDKLIGEGAKKSLLRAKIVGGAELFSINSRILKSDVGKRNAKMCKEILKDLNIPLIASDIGGNSGRSATFYVQSNKLKIKTLKKGEKVI encoded by the coding sequence ATGAAAAAGTATATGGTATCTATTGGCCAGATAAAAATTGGCAAAGAAGATGATGAATTATGTGCAATAGGTTTAGGATCCTGTATAGCAGTAATAATTTATGATTCATTTAATAAAATAGCAGGAATGATTCATATTCTTTTACCAACAGTTTTACAAAAAGATGCTTTAGATATAATTCCTACAAGATATGCAGATACAGGTATTAAAATACTTTTGGATAAATTGATAGGCGAAGGAGCTAAAAAAAGCTTACTTCGAGCAAAAATAGTTGGAGGAGCAGAACTTTTTTCTATAAATTCAAGAATATTAAAAAGCGATGTAGGTAAAAGAAATGCAAAAATGTGCAAAGAAATATTAAAAGATTTAAATATCCCTTTAATAGCTAGTGATATTGGAGGAAATTCAGGTAGAAGTGCAACATTTTATGTACAAAGTAATAAATTAAAAATAAAAACATTGAAAAAAGGTGAAAAAGTTATTTAG
- a CDS encoding response regulator, giving the protein MKTVMIVDDALFMRKTIKKMFERAGYEVIAEAENGEIALEKFKENKPDIITMDIAMPVMDGLLSLKEILKIDEDANILMVSAIGQEELVGEALANGAKGFIVKPFTEELLMSAVEQLF; this is encoded by the coding sequence ATGAAAACAGTAATGATAGTTGATGACGCATTATTTATGAGAAAGACGATAAAAAAGATGTTTGAAAGAGCTGGATATGAAGTAATTGCAGAAGCTGAAAATGGAGAGATAGCTCTAGAAAAATTCAAAGAAAATAAACCAGACATAATAACGATGGATATAGCAATGCCTGTAATGGATGGGTTACTTTCTTTAAAGGAAATATTAAAAATAGATGAAGATGCAAATATTCTAATGGTTTCAGCTATAGGTCAAGAAGAGTTAGTGGGAGAAGCTCTTGCTAATGGAGCTAAAGGTTTTATAGTAAAACCATTTACAGAGGAATTATTAATGAGTGCAGTAGAACAATTATTCTAA